GAGAAAGCCCACCGCACTTGTCCTATCAAATTAGGGCGTCAGATccaaattaatgattttttctaTATTATATAAACATTTGTGATATTTCAAAATCCATAAGATCTGTTAGTTACACTACGTTTGTTGAAATGATAGGACAAATGAAATGATTAATACCAAAATGATTAAGTATATGATATACCAAGATTTGCTCATATTCTTAGTTTTGTTTGGTGAGATTTTTAAGGGTGTGACCGACAAATTATGTAAATGTGTACTACCAAAAATATCTTTTgctttattattaaatttttcaaTTTCGTACCTATTTCATCTACCACACATTTCATCCTCATTCTCGAAAGAAAACCCTACCCGTCAACACTGTACATTCAACTACGAATTTCCGTCAACAATGCGTGGATCTTGATGTGTTCACTGTGAATCCGACATGTGAAGGATTGAAAATCGATTCTTCAGGTTTTTAGTCGGGCGTCATGGCGAGAATATGTAACTGAGCACATATTGCGTCCTAGGAAAATCGAGAGACAACCATCTGCACTGAATGTGAGTAATTCTGAGAACATTTTACAAGTTTTTAGATTTACGAACGTTTGTTGATTTCCGTTatgtttttttagaaatattttgagaaattttttttccagtaTACAACAACGTAGATGGGTTGCAAGTTGTATGGTTGGACGGTGTAAATGTTAGTCAACTTTGATTTCTCTGGTGGTCAGTGTTTATCGATGTCATTGTCATCTTCTCTGTTGAAGATCGTAACTTCTGTACAAATTTGTTGGTTTTCTGAAGTTTCTGTTGTTGAGAAATAATTAATTACCTTGCAAATGTATTTTAGACAGATACCTATAGCTATGTAACTTATTTAGGAATTCATTGAATGATTGTTCAGCGTAGCTTTCATGGATGTGAAGACACCACCATAGTGCGAGTGCGGCAATGGGTTTATGGTATTACGTGAAGCTGGTCCACATTCAACACGACCCGGCCACTATTACTTTATATGTCCAGCCGGTTTGAAACATCGGAACCGATTCTATTGGTACGATGAATATGAAAAAGTATCTTCGAACAATGAACCATCATCCGAAATTGAGATGGGTTCAAATTCGTCGCAAAATCCTACTTCCCCCTTTGTAAAGCGTCGGCACACACAAGAATACAATGCATCTTGTAGTTCACAGTCTTTTAATTTGAAGAATGTCGATACAGTTGACATGGAACAACACGTTCAAACCAAGTCAGTTATGGCATCCACCACATCAGCTCCACAAAATAATCCTGTGGAGCAAACAGCTCTATCTATTGAACAAGTTTGTTGTTGCTTTGGTTGCATTTGCTCAATATTGTGTTTAATACTGTTTTCCATGcttgttattttaatttctaaGTAAGTAAAATGTTGTGTGTATGTTCGTTATGTTGTAATATTGTCGTGCGAAATGTTGTCAACGTTGGTGCTTGATAACGTATATGTCGTTGActctttgtttttattttgttacgaGCTAGAAAAAGACTTGGTATTGTAATTATTGGCTTCTTCTAGTAGTTGTAATACTTTACTCTTTTGTTGTTGTAGATGTTAATGTTCAATCTAATTCAGAATGTATTTAAGCATTACATTTGTGTACATAGCTGCATAAGTCAATGTAATTTCATTTGTAACCCCATGTACGCACGATGCAGTGAAGCAATGCCGAGATGAGAGTAAGAACCCCATTCTCACATTTTCagatgtttatatatttttttaatatgcaTTGTACAGTGATCTGAACAACTTCTTTTGAACCGGAATGTCCATAGGGAAGAGGAAAAATAATGGCAAGGGCTTAAGGTGCATCAAGCTTTTTCAGTTCTGCTTCTTTCTTGGGATGCAAAGTTAAGTGAACCTTCTATATTGCTGCATCCGAAGGGGAATTAGGTTAATATTCTTGAACATCTTTTACTTGTTATGTTCGGTTGTGGAGATATGAACATGTACAAACATGTTAATTTGTTGTCTGCACATTTGTCCTTGGTAATTGAGAACAAGTGGTTAGCTTGGTGGGATTAGCTTTAATTGCATTTTTGAGTAATAAGTGTTATTTTCGGTCCCATtcatatatttactaaatttgaatgcaatatattgaatacaaaTTCATGCCTATGTGTAGTGGTTGACCTACACTGCCTACTATAGCAAATCACTTAATTTTCTGTATCTTATAGGATATGACATTAATGTTGGTAGATGTGGGAGCATTTAAACGTTTTATCTTCTACTTAAGGGCATTGTTGACTCTCAATTTTATGTGCAATTTCTTTCACTTAACAGAAACCTTTTTTTGTCTCAGTTAAGAAGATGTATGTGTCTTTCCCTAGTCAGTCTCAAGATTCTGTGACCAGCAAGTATGTAGTACCAGTGATATCACTGTTATCAGATGAAGAAGGCGACGGTCTTGATCAACCTCTAGCACCATCGAAGACCAAAAAAATGGTGGGTTTGTCTCCTTCACGTTCGTTGAAGGAAAGAGCAGCAACCAAAAAGCCTTTTGACCCTGTGGCACACATGTACTACAAAGAACTAAGAAGCATTTAACAACGAAGAAGCATGGATGTATTGTCGAGACTGGTGCGATGAAGAAGCGTGCTGAAGAAGATAATTGTTTACCGGTTGTTATCATCGATACGTCAAGCGACTCTAGTGGGTAATCTAGTTACTTTCTTCAACAAGTGTTTTGGTCTTCGAACCACCCTTTTGTTTCTTTTGAAGTGTattattgttgtatatgttgTCGACGGTTAGGTGGTCAAGATTACTTCGCTAGTTTGATAAGGCATTGTAATGAAATGATGCTATGTAGctgtacatataaatatattattgtgtTTAGCTAATTTACAGCCCTTAGGCTTTTTAGCTgtacatttaaatatattattgtgtTTAACGAATTTCATGTTTTGTATGATCCAAAACTATTATGTTAGAAATTTAATTTCCGTAAACATAGAAACACAAGAAATAAAATGGCCTTGTTTGTTGTAGATGTTGAAGTATATGTTTAATAGATACCGGATTCCGAACATGTATCCAAGCTGCAATGTTTGTAACTTTTCATCAGTACTTATACCCTCTTTCATGCATTTTGCTGCTGATCTGACTTTAAACGCATACAACATTTGGGTAGCCATTTTATTTGCATGAGCAACAACGCGTTCGAAAGTGAAGTTGAAGGGAATGAGAGATTATTGGTATTAGATGAATGGTGCATTCATTTCAGAAAGGTGGTGAATATGTGGATGTGTATGCATCTTTGTTCCTATCCAAGAAAATGGTTGTGTAGTGCAGCAAGATAATATCCTTGTTTTTGTTTAAGAAAGGTGAAGTCACGTGTGGTGTAGAATCAATTATCCATAATTATATTTACGTAACGTGGCGAAACTTTTTGTCAAACGAAGTCATGAAACTTTGTTCTCCAAAACCAAGAATTTTTCGACAAAAATTCATTGAAGCAAAATATCAATTAAATGTCAAAACAATTACATCTGCAAAACCAAACCCTTCGAAAAACAGCAAATTCCCACAATTCAATTCGATTCAAAGATACGAGTCTGATGCAGCAAAAGTCACTTCAAAGTTTGAGATACACACAAATTCAACACTTTGTCAAAATAATTACAGCAAAACTTAATATTATCCCAAAAGTGCGGAATGACAAGGCATAAACCTCCTCTTAGCAACCGTCTTGCTAAGCTCAATCTTCCGCCATGACCCAAGCACAAGAACAGTGACAATTTCGATGGTTCTCCACCAATTCTTCAATAACCATGACTTTCTCGTCTTCGGTCAACTCAGGAATTGTTTCCATGACCTTTAACAAATTGTCTTGGGCATTGCACATCTTCTCATCATCTGCTTCTTTTTGTGTTGCTAATTGTTTGATAAGGTCATTCATTGTGTCTTTGGTGATGGTGGCAAAATTATTTATGGCTTCTACTATCGCATTGTCAGCAGCGTCTACATGTTTCCGTTTCTTACCCTTTGATTTCGCAGCAGATGTCGGTCGTGAGGACGGTGTGACAGATACATAGATTGACTCATCAGCTCCCTCATGAACAGAAAACAATGCGTCCAGGTTCATACCTGTATCGTTAGGCAATTCAGGTGTCATGGTAAGAACCTCTTGAACAACATCAGTGAAATGTTCAGCTTTATCTCCGGTTGCTCGATCATTACCAAAGATTTCGCACCAATCATGGTAATAGGTCCACCTTTTGTGTCTCATTGACCGTGCGTTGTTGTCTGCCTACGAGTTTAATATCACATAGTACCGAGCATCATCAATTTTCTTCAATAACAAAAGACAGGCAGTTGTGAAACAAGAAAATACCTTTATTAGTACATCCCATATGTCGTTTGAAGCTTCAATGGTCTTCTCTGTGTCGTTCCATCGTACTCCAATTTTACTTAGTAACGTCACCAAAGATCCGTACAATTTCTTCCACACATGAACTTTAGAGTTAATATGTGGATTCCCGCGTATATTTGTGTCAGGGAATGCAACTTTCATTCGATTTTCAAGAAAAGCTAAATAGCCTGACCGAAATACATTGCTGCTTTTCCAACCTTCTACGGATGCCTCTTTCAGTGCTTGTATTAAGAATTCTTCTTCACGTTCACTCCAACTACGTCTTTTCTTATCAGCTTTTTTCGCTTGGTCAACAAAACTCTCGGAAGTTGCGAAGCTATCCATAATTAGGATGTTGCCACTGCCGTTGTCCTTTTCTTGGTAGTAATACAGCACACTGGTTAGCCATGTGAAATTAGTTCAATTGCTTAACATCACATTGTGTATTAAACAAGAACGATATAATTGGGTGGACTAAATTCAAACAACATAACAGCAAATGCAATCAAGTAAtatagatttaaaattaaataacatcaaATGTCACAAGTACATGAATGCCAAAGTTGTAACACAAGATTTACAAAAAACAGAATGATTTAGGTTAGATTCATCCACATAAACATATCAAGGTTCTCCCTCCAAGTATCCCAATCATCCGACGCTTCCAAGCTAGGTTAGATTCGTCACGAGTCAATGCATCTTTAAGAACCCTGACATCTGCTGCAGATCCCTCCCAACCCGTAAGTGCATATATGAACTTCATCTCACGGTCGCAAACCCCAAGAACGTTGACTGCGATAGTACCTTTTCTTGTTCTATATCGTGCCTTGTCCATGGTAGGTATATGTACACTTACATACGTTCCGTCTAATGCACCAAGACATCCCTGTTCAATTTACAATTAATAACTTCAAATCAATGTATGTATAAAAAAACGACCGTGAGtagttaaaatgtttattttgtacatttttttgaaaatggttTCACATAACCTCGAACCATTTCCAAGTTTCGTTGGTGCAAGAATCATCGACAGGAGATGGTTTAACCAGTAGTAAAGGATGTAACAAGAGAATTGATTGGAGCACTTGATGGAAATGGGTGCTGATTGTATGGCCACTACATACATAGTCATGTCCAACAACTCTATTCTTCTTGTGATGAGCAAATACAGAAAGAAACATGCTCACCTTCTCTTCAATACAGACATATCTAGACTCGACTAGTCCTCCAACATGAGTTAGCAAGTAACACAAGCGTACAAATGCATTCCTATTCATTCGCAAGTTCACCACACATTGAACGTCTCCTATGTCAATAATCCTGTGCAAATGGTTCATTTGCACATTGATTCTTTCTGTCATGCTGTTGGACATTGTTCTTGTTTGCTTGTTGCAACGTCGTTTTGCACGTAACTTCAGTACATGTCTCACGAGTAACATAACCAACAATGATCGACACATGATTTGGTGCAGCAACACAAAAAGAGTAATGTGTGTACGCATAATGGGCAGCGAAGATACTTTAGAaaggaataaaatttaaaatgggGTTAACAATGACATTTGCCAAACACAAAGAATTACAAATACTGGAAATGAAGATACTAATGTAGGTATGACAATTAATTTATTGTTTAGCAATGCTTGGTTAAAAATACGTAAACACATTTTTCTAATAATGTGTAAATTGAAATACAAAATGCAGTAGTTTAATGCCTACAACAAAATCATCACAATATTAAAAACAATTCCAATACTTATGCACTTCGACATTGTATCAACTAACAAATTGACAGATGTTTACTCTGATTTGGGCTTCAATTGTGATGAAGTTACTTAAATGACATGGAGAAAAGGCTCGGCAAAAGATTAACcttacaaaacaaaaaaagaagtgTTGCTGCAAACAAAAACACTACAAACAGAGaagaacaaaaaattcaattcaaTGATGGCAACCCAAAGAAAGAGAACAAACATCATATTTCAGGAAGCCGGATAAGTAAAGAAATGTCATTTACCGACACTGTGATAGCCTCCTCACAATCCTCAATCTTTCGCAGGTGACAACAGCAAACTTTACCCTACCAAAACTTAATTTCGACAACGGCTTACGAAAAAAAAGCTCTTGAAACAAGTCCTTCGAAGATTGTTTACCTGATTTCTGTAGCTTTCGCCGCACACAACGCAAAACCTACGCCATCGCCTCTCTTCGTACGTTGTTGTTAAGATGGGGAAGATTTATTGTTGGGCTTGTTGAGGGTAATTTAGGAAAATGCTGCCTTGATAGATACAAGGATCAATAATATTGGGCTCATGCGTTGGTTTATTTTAACCTATTTAGTACAGCATAGTCCAATAGAGAAGACATTAGATGtgtttattaaataatacaCCAAACAATGGATTAACATGAAAAAATCAACACAGTCCTAATGAATCCCAGCTACCAAACGTAGTGTTATAGATaagtaaaaaatttacaatattacaatataattttaatttatttattaaacaaaaatggAACAAATGCAATAAATCGAgagtgatatttttttaaatattttaaaattttaacatgatactaaagttagttactctaagtctattaaatttaataaaatagtatataCGTATCAACAATTAAAAACATTACCTAGACACCCAATAAAAATGTTTCCATTGCTTGtactaaaaattaaatcatatttagaGAGTGTTTGACAAAGCTTATAAACTCTaaagttaatttattttcttcgtactaaaaattaaatcatatgaTAAGGACCGTTTGGGAATAATCATTTAGCTACAATAAttcgattcttgaaatattgaacactgaTGAATCAAATCAAGTTTGATTTACAAATCAAGCTGATtacactcaaaataatcattttggtaaaacatttaaaagatttgCAAGTTGAATATGTAAACACATTTTTGGTTGAAACATTTTACAAACACTTGATATGCAataattttggtatttgaagaaaacataaaatgcttcaacaatacaTCTTTAAAACATTAGAAATAATAAGCAAATGTGATAAATAAAtggaaacaaattttttatggaTGCTCGGAGATTAATATTCATACGTCACAATGCCTTATTCCCCTTGGGaatgatccactagaagactttgattcatACAACACCTCGTACAAACtcatttcaacttaggacttatatCTTGTCCAATTGAAACTCTcacactctcgattgtaggcTGCAACCTCACAATCCGCATAATGTTTAATATAAGACTACAAATAcaattaagctcattaattataaaacctttttattttgtgttttttaatatataattaagcCCTAGAACCTAAACACACACCcccctaaacacacacacacgattACGTGAAAAGTGAATCGAAGAGGTGCATGGCCGCAACCTTGGGACCTTGGCCAAGGGagttttgacaaaaaaatttcttccatcgttcttcgattttcttcctcgttctttcTTCCAACAACGATCACCCAACTCTCTTGCATCCCACGGTGTGTTTTCGGTGGAGTTCTGACAAGAACAATGGTAGAAATCGTTTATGGTAGAAATCATCTTCCGTTCGTCACCGACATTCCACCGCTTCGGCACGAGACGGGTGGTGGAAGGGGACTAGGAGGCTAGGATGGCTCGGTGGCTTGTGGACAGCCACGAGCCCAAGGGCATTGTGGTGCGCACGGATTGATGCTAAAAGGGAGGGAACGTGCATGGTTCAGTCAGGGCTAGGGGGTTCCAAGATGGTACAAAGGGGTTTGATCTGGGTTGGGACTCGAGTTGGACACGGGCAGGCTTGGATAGGGGCGCGTCCGCAGGGAGACTTGCGGAGGAGGGGAGCCGCGACCTTGGTTGGGGAGATTTTAGGAGGATGGGATGCGTTAAGAGTAAGCTATCATGTCTAGGCGTGGTTCAGGGGTCCGAGATGGTCCAGCAGGGCCCCTGCGTCTGTGACCCAAGATACCTCGGTGGTGGTTCGGGGAAATTGGTGCTTGGATTGTATATGTTGGAAGTGGCTCGATCATGGCTTAGATAGGGGAAGGGTTTGAACCATGGGTCTACGGGGGTTGGTTCATGTCTCATAGGGGtagtttagggatgaaaagtcgtttaaaatttggaaagaaaatattaaattttgaattaattcgggttCAAAACGCTTTACAGTTTAGttattaagttattaaattgaAAGActtgagtttacgtctaagaaaaatattagaagtcagaaataagattttatgatgatatgggataggctcgagtcaagaaaattaaaaaaaagtcaagATCGGGAAGTTTGGAGTCCAGGGGttaaatgatcattttacgtcTCAGGTAGTTCGAGAGGTCTAGCGGTGTCTCGAGAAATCATAAGACATGctaaataaaattctaaaatatttatgatgaaaatatgatatttttacgataTATGATGAGGCTAAACGATTCTTCTGAATAATGCTATTTTAGGATTTTGGaaggatacgatatttttataaataaaatgaaaggaaaaataatttgaaagatGTGAATTATCTGTGACAAAAAGGATaaaatgagaatatcgtgagagaAAAAGTCCCAGAGGAAGCCTGTTTAAGAGAGAAGGTCTCaaagggagcccgacgatcgtgtttccatatTTGGTCATGGCCTAGTGATGAGTGTTGCTGACGCACCGCCCCCAGGTACTTGGTGTATatagactgatcagtcgaccagaggatGAATGATAATGGATAAAagatagtcactttcaaggataaaacttcatccaaaatgatatatgatgaggaaatgatttatgatgttatatgctaaaatgattTATGGAAAAATATATGCTTACAAGTTTTTATGCcaac
This sequence is a window from Primulina huaijiensis isolate GDHJ02 chromosome 13, ASM1229523v2, whole genome shotgun sequence. Protein-coding genes within it:
- the LOC140991752 gene encoding uncharacterized protein, encoding MDSFATSESFVDQAKKADKKRRSWSEREEEFLIQALKEASVEGWKSSNVFRSGYLAFLENRMKVAFPDTNIRGNPHINSKVHVWKKLYGSLVTLLSKIGVRWNDTEKTIEASNDIWDVLIKADNNARSMRHKRWTYYHDWCEIFGNDRATGDKAEHFTDVVQEVLTMTPELPNDTGMNLDALFSVHEGADESIYVSVTPSSRPTSAAKSKGKKRKHVDAADNAIVEAINNFATITKDTMNDLIKQLATQKEADDEKMCNAQDNLLKGQKAFWLLLFPSTNVKETNPPFFWSSMVLEVDQDRRLLHLITVISLVLHTCWSQNLETD